Within Bacteroidota bacterium, the genomic segment TATAGTACCAGGCGGCATTATAGTAATCGCCTATGGCAAAACTCTTTTGTGCCTCTTTAACATAAGCAACGGGAGATTGCGCTATAGTAACAACTGCCGGAAGCAATGCTGCGATAACGATGACCATATATGTTTTAAACAACTTCATGCTACTCAATTAATAATGCATGGCACCGAAGGTTTTATCTTCTTAATTTTTGAAAATGTATAAACCAAACTCACCTCTGTAGCTCCGCGATTGTTGGTGGCCCTTTTCCAGTCGGAGATATTTACATCATAAGAAATGCCTGCATCAAAATTTCCTATCATACATCCTACCATAGCTATGGCTGCATCATTTAAGCGATAGTGCAAACCGGCCTTTACTCCGCGTATCAATGCTGTTGCCTTTTTGGTCTTCCAAAAAGCATTCGCTCCTGCCATGACTTCGGTAAGTGATTGCTGCTTCATATAAGCCACCGAAGGCGTAAGAGTAAACTGTCGGTTAACTTGATGACTAGTAAAAAGCGATGCCATAAGATGCATGGGATATTTTGCATTTGCAGAATTAACAAACCTAAATTGCGGGCTATTGATATGCATCGCTCCTGCACCAAAGCCGATGGAGAAGTTTTCTTTAACCCTTTTTAAAAAACTAAAACCTGCACCAAGGTCAATTGCACCGGCATTGTCTGAAGACAATGCCTCACCGGTGGTTAACAACGCATCATATTTTTCTCCATCAAACTGATTATCCCATGTGTATTTAGAAAAATTAAAACCCTTCATCAGGTATCCTAACGAAACCCCAATATTAAGAAAGGTAGTACTGTCGCTTCCGAGATGAATGCCATATCCAGGCATTAACTGTATGGAATTAGAAACCAGGTTGCCATCGCCTGCCTTGTCCTGATAAAGACTTAAGCCAAGATTAAATGATTTGCGGTCGTTACTTTTTATCTTGCCATCAAGTGCAAGGCCGGTGGTAACAAATGGAACTGTAACCGAACGCCATTGTTGACGGTACAACAAGGCACCTCGATAGTTGCCACTAAACGCGCCAACATTGCCCGGATTAAAAAAGCTCAACCCCGCCTGATATTGACTGAAATGAATGTCCTGACCAAATGCAGTTTGCCTGGTCACAAAAGTGATCATTACGCAAAAGAGGATATATATTTTCCATCCACTCATCTCAACAAAGTTATATTGCCCTTACGGACAAATAATTTTTTATTTAAACACACTGCCTCAATATAATAATCAAACACACCGGTGGCAAGGGGGCTTCCCTGATGTGTGCCATCCCAACCGGTTTCTATTAGGTTGGTTTCAAATAATTTCTGACCCCAGCGGTCATATATGATCATGGTTATTTTTTCGAGCACCTGACTACGAACAAACAACGTATCATTTTCTCCATCTCCATTTGGCGTAAATGCATTTGGAATAAAAATATATGGCTCTTCGCATTCATCGCCAAAAACCTTCACGGTTATAGTTGCCGAATCGCGGCAGTCTAACGAATTAGTAACATACACCGTATAGGTTGTAGTTTGATTTGGCACTACCAGTATGGTAGACAAGTTAGGATTCGGAATTCCAACAGAAGGCTGCCATAAATAAGAAACGGCACTGCTGCTGCTTGCAATAAGCGATGCAGGGTCGCCACTTTGCACGATGGCAGGATTTGCTGTAGCGGTAACATTCAAGATCGGGTAAGGAATATTTACTGCTTTTATTACTGTATCACGACATCCTTTATCTGAAATAAAATACCCGGTAACTTGGTAGCTACCATCAGCCAAATAAGTATGCGCGGTATTGTTACCAGAGCCAGTATTGTTATCTCCAAAATTCCATTGATGATTGATGGTAGTTTGATTGGTAAGTTCAAACTGTGAAAATGAAACTTTGCCCGTGCAACTATCAACCAAGAAATTAAAATCAACCTGGTATTCTCCGACTATCGAAATAAGTTTAATAATCGTATCGTTGCAAGCAGGGTTATTATTAAAAGCAATTAAGGTTACGGTATAGGTGCCGGGAGCAGGAAAAGTATAGACAGGATCTTGCAATATACTTGTATCAGCAAGTGTTGTG encodes:
- a CDS encoding PorP/SprF family type IX secretion system membrane protein is translated as MITFVTRQTAFGQDIHFSQYQAGLSFFNPGNVGAFSGNYRGALLYRQQWRSVTVPFVTTGLALDGKIKSNDRKSFNLGLSLYQDKAGDGNLVSNSIQLMPGYGIHLGSDSTTFLNIGVSLGYLMKGFNFSKYTWDNQFDGEKYDALLTTGEALSSDNAGAIDLGAGFSFLKRVKENFSIGFGAGAMHINSPQFRFVNSANAKYPMHLMASLFTSHQVNRQFTLTPSVAYMKQQSLTEVMAGANAFWKTKKATALIRGVKAGLHYRLNDAAIAMVGCMIGNFDAGISYDVNISDWKRATNNRGATEVSLVYTFSKIKKIKPSVPCIIN